The following are encoded together in the Bacillus sp. V2I10 genome:
- a CDS encoding stage VI sporulation protein F yields the protein MDNQFFKNLEKKTGVNMKEVLDLANSLQNANFKDEQTVRSVIRRVSQIANKPVNKEMEDKIVNSIVNGKEKLDFGTISKMINKK from the coding sequence ATGGATAATCAATTCTTTAAAAATCTTGAAAAGAAAACAGGCGTCAATATGAAGGAAGTACTGGATCTTGCAAACTCCCTTCAAAATGCCAACTTCAAAGATGAACAAACCGTCCGCAGCGTCATTCGCCGCGTCTCTCAAATTGCTAATAAACCTGTTAATAAAGAAATGGAAGACAAAATTGTAAACAGCATTGTGAATGGAAAAGAGAAGCTGGACTTTGGAACAATTTCTAAGATGATTAATAAGAAATAA
- a CDS encoding ATP-dependent helicase encodes MICGKFKDEFIQLPYLARERFQQIYEASLHGKVTCACCNQPLKLYLGIKQKPYFYHADHAIHEQCEQYSETIQQAAASKEIVYKETNGFRMPAQRAIGGDQPIKETAWKPYQLAKLGQTPLRAKEKTAAKSILEVKLDDTQLEAVTTIDGPLLVLAGAGSGKTRVLTTRALYMMEEQQINPGSIMLVTFTSKAAQEMKHRLNEYATSPSSGRLVCGTFHSIFYKILMHSDPERWNGQHLIKWDWQKEQYIKSAGRELGLSEKEFPYDQALQQISFWKNTFLSNRGIKPETEWEEQALFLYEKYEEMKSAQHQFDFDDMLIKCYELLAENPELLAQYHNRFRYFLVDEFQDINPVQYELLKMLSSHTNQLCVVGDDDQSIYAFRGSDPSFILNFKSDFPDAKIVTLAENYRSSHEIVSSANSVISKNKQRHQKAMNAQYQNEAPPLFFFPHDEEEEATLVVNDMKEKLENGAKPDEFAVLYRTHTAGRAIFERLAQSSIPFTIEQEGLSFYERRMVKGLLAYLRLGMNPDDSAAIVHVMSALFIKQSALIDLKAFSITHDCTFVEALTKLDSLQPFQKAKIKRIVPMFAKLKALKPTAAIDMIEKDMGFSDFLKKRGNEGNAIEKGSDDLKDLRVLANKFGTVAELLAHVEHMTAKSKEWKQKREPHAVQLMTVHRAKGLEYEHVYILGAVDGSLPHDFALDSFRKGDEKPIEEERRLMYVAMTRAKSSLSVSVPQYRRGRKAIPSRFIRGLMV; translated from the coding sequence TTGATTTGCGGAAAATTTAAAGATGAATTTATACAGCTCCCTTACTTGGCCAGAGAACGTTTTCAGCAGATCTATGAAGCAAGCCTTCATGGAAAAGTGACATGCGCATGCTGTAATCAGCCATTAAAGCTATACTTGGGCATCAAACAAAAACCTTATTTTTATCATGCTGATCATGCGATACATGAGCAATGTGAACAATACAGCGAAACGATTCAGCAGGCTGCTGCCTCAAAAGAAATCGTTTATAAAGAAACAAACGGTTTCCGCATGCCTGCCCAAAGAGCCATAGGCGGGGATCAGCCTATAAAAGAAACTGCCTGGAAGCCTTACCAGCTTGCAAAACTCGGACAAACTCCCTTGCGTGCAAAAGAAAAAACGGCTGCAAAAAGCATTCTGGAAGTAAAGCTTGATGATACACAGCTTGAAGCTGTTACTACTATTGACGGTCCGCTTCTTGTTCTCGCTGGCGCCGGGAGCGGCAAAACCCGTGTTTTAACTACACGCGCTCTTTACATGATGGAGGAACAGCAAATAAACCCAGGCTCCATTATGCTTGTCACCTTCACTTCAAAGGCAGCACAGGAAATGAAACACCGTTTGAATGAATATGCCACATCGCCTTCATCAGGCAGGCTGGTTTGCGGTACCTTCCACAGCATTTTTTACAAAATCTTGATGCACAGTGATCCCGAAAGATGGAATGGTCAGCACTTAATTAAATGGGACTGGCAGAAAGAGCAGTACATAAAATCCGCCGGACGCGAGCTTGGCCTAAGTGAAAAAGAGTTTCCATATGATCAGGCTCTGCAGCAGATCAGCTTTTGGAAAAATACGTTTCTCTCTAACCGCGGCATTAAGCCTGAAACAGAATGGGAAGAACAGGCCTTATTTCTATATGAAAAATATGAAGAAATGAAGAGCGCTCAGCATCAGTTCGATTTTGATGATATGCTGATCAAATGCTACGAGCTTTTAGCAGAAAATCCTGAACTTCTGGCCCAATATCATAACCGATTCCGTTATTTTCTCGTGGATGAGTTCCAGGACATTAATCCCGTTCAGTACGAGCTGTTAAAAATGCTGTCATCTCACACAAATCAGCTTTGTGTTGTCGGTGATGATGATCAATCTATTTATGCATTCAGGGGCAGTGATCCTTCTTTTATTCTGAATTTCAAAAGTGATTTTCCTGACGCGAAAATTGTGACACTTGCAGAAAATTACCGGTCAAGCCATGAAATCGTTTCAAGCGCTAATTCGGTTATTTCTAAAAATAAACAGCGCCACCAAAAAGCCATGAACGCACAATATCAAAATGAGGCACCTCCGCTCTTCTTTTTTCCTCATGATGAAGAAGAGGAAGCCACGCTAGTTGTGAATGACATGAAGGAAAAGCTTGAAAACGGAGCAAAACCGGATGAGTTTGCCGTCCTGTACCGGACCCATACGGCAGGCCGTGCCATTTTCGAGCGGCTCGCTCAATCTAGCATTCCTTTTACGATTGAACAGGAAGGCCTTTCTTTTTACGAAAGGAGAATGGTTAAGGGGCTGCTTGCTTACTTAAGGCTTGGTATGAACCCTGATGATTCTGCAGCCATCGTCCATGTGATGAGCGCCCTGTTCATAAAACAGAGTGCCCTGATCGACTTAAAGGCTTTTTCCATCACACACGATTGCACATTTGTTGAAGCGCTGACCAAACTAGATTCCCTTCAGCCTTTTCAAAAGGCAAAAATCAAGCGGATTGTCCCTATGTTTGCAAAATTGAAAGCATTAAAGCCGACAGCTGCCATTGATATGATTGAAAAAGATATGGGGTTCTCTGACTTTTTGAAAAAAAGAGGCAATGAAGGGAACGCCATTGAAAAAGGCTCTGACGATCTGAAAGATTTAAGAGTGCTTGCCAATAAATTTGGTACGGTCGCGGAACTTCTTGCGCATGTCGAGCATATGACAGCCAAATCGAAAGAATGGAAACAAAAGCGGGAACCCCATGCCGTTCAGTTGATGACGGTGCACCGGGCGAAGGGGTTAGAGTATGAACATGTCTATATTTTAGGTGCAGTAGACGGAAGCCTTCCGCATGATTTCGCCCTGGACTCCTTCCGAAAAGGGGATGAAAAGCCAATCGAAGAAGAACGCCGTTTAATGTATGTCGCCATGACACGTGCTAAATCTTCTCTGTCTGTTTCTGTTCCTCAATACAGACGGGGACGGAAAGCGATTCCGTCACGCTTTATCAGAGGATTGATGGTTTAG
- a CDS encoding YjcZ family sporulation protein: MGYGYYGGCGYGGGYQGGGYHGSTFVLIVVLFILLIIVGASFF, from the coding sequence ATGGGTTACGGATACTATGGCGGCTGTGGCTACGGCGGCGGTTACCAAGGCGGAGGATACCACGGTTCAACATTCGTTTTAATCGTAGTGTTGTTCATCTTATTGATCATCGTAGGTGCTTCTTTCTTTTAA